In Fibrobacter sp. UWB15, the following proteins share a genomic window:
- a CDS encoding DUF2589 domain-containing protein, whose translation MAIDTTAGTVAQNMLNGIDYSALIGGPLQAAISAQAMAAKSSWEFIQQVGLNTTSDGHKEAVNVTFTYQKDGNLTTMIVPILTIVPIPMIVIDDISIDFKASINASSSSCTENSESTALDVGGEAKAKLGWGPFSLSITAKANYSSKKDSKATSESRYSVEYTQDVHVHAKQADVPAGLATVLNILTMSAMGDAGIDGKIDVEKSEITPIPGEEQSCTISVTNASGLLAKNASLSIKPVTATGDSFDNLVVTYDHIRKPVAAGTNITLPNGNTTLYFSIEDGKPLPPMTLELSAKINNKQEVKGEILINEVKAIENNPQA comes from the coding sequence ATGGCAATAGATACAACAGCAGGAACCGTTGCACAGAACATGTTGAACGGTATTGATTACAGCGCCCTTATTGGCGGACCGTTGCAGGCCGCGATTTCCGCGCAGGCAATGGCAGCAAAGTCCTCTTGGGAGTTCATCCAGCAAGTCGGCTTGAACACCACTTCTGATGGCCACAAGGAAGCCGTCAACGTGACGTTCACCTACCAGAAAGACGGTAATCTCACCACCATGATCGTTCCTATTCTGACGATCGTTCCGATCCCTATGATTGTGATTGATGATATCAGCATCGATTTCAAGGCATCCATCAACGCCTCATCTTCGTCTTGCACCGAGAATTCCGAATCTACCGCTCTCGATGTCGGCGGCGAAGCCAAGGCAAAGCTTGGTTGGGGTCCGTTCAGCCTTTCTATTACCGCAAAGGCCAACTACTCCAGCAAAAAGGATTCCAAGGCAACGTCTGAATCCCGCTACTCCGTAGAATACACGCAGGATGTTCACGTTCACGCAAAGCAGGCTGACGTTCCGGCCGGTCTTGCCACGGTTCTGAACATTCTCACTATGTCTGCTATGGGTGACGCCGGTATCGACGGCAAGATCGATGTTGAAAAGAGCGAAATTACTCCGATTCCGGGCGAAGAACAGTCCTGTACCATCTCGGTTACGAATGCCAGCGGCTTGCTTGCCAAGAACGCATCGCTCTCTATCAAGCCGGTTACCGCAACTGGCGATAGCTTCGACAACCTTGTGGTCACCTACGATCACATTAGAAAGCCTGTCGCAGCTGGCACCAATATCACTCTCCCCAACGGCAACACGACACTGTACTTCTCCATCGAAGACGGCAAGCCGCTGCCGCCGATGACCTTGGAACTCTCTGCCAAGATCAACAACAAGCAGGAAGTTAAGGGAGAAATTCTCATCAACGAAGTCAAGGCCATCGAAAACAATCCCCAAGCCTAA
- a CDS encoding DUF3078 domain-containing protein, whose protein sequence is MKMKSIIKACAFACAFVAPAMAEGGMFEGALPENWTADVVAAVRYNWYNFSNWQKDGTSNYTWLVTYDADVQGKWKVANWRNLIDIDLGQTWTKGVGKRKSNDRLFWESMLDFNMTEVLKPYIGNRFETQFMKGYEYSEDEDGNEVRTAISSFMDPAYETQLAGLAYVPNENFSQRIGFANRMTISNGYGYADDKDTEKFEKFRDEPGLESITEAKYAFSDIVSFKTRLWAFCNFEGVEKIDGLWENLLSVMIAPLVELQLGFDMAYDWDLDEDTQYKSMVLFGLTWRWF, encoded by the coding sequence ATGAAGATGAAATCAATTATCAAGGCTTGCGCATTCGCTTGCGCTTTTGTCGCTCCTGCAATGGCAGAAGGAGGCATGTTCGAAGGAGCTCTTCCGGAAAACTGGACTGCCGACGTTGTCGCAGCTGTTCGCTATAACTGGTACAACTTCAGCAATTGGCAGAAGGATGGTACCTCGAACTACACTTGGCTCGTAACTTACGATGCCGATGTTCAGGGTAAGTGGAAGGTCGCCAACTGGCGTAACCTCATCGATATTGACCTCGGTCAGACTTGGACTAAGGGCGTGGGTAAGCGCAAGTCCAACGACCGCCTGTTCTGGGAATCGATGCTCGACTTCAACATGACCGAAGTCCTGAAGCCCTACATCGGTAACCGCTTCGAAACCCAGTTCATGAAGGGTTATGAATACAGCGAAGACGAAGATGGCAACGAAGTCAGAACCGCCATTTCCAGTTTCATGGATCCGGCTTACGAAACTCAGCTTGCCGGTCTTGCTTACGTTCCGAACGAAAACTTCTCTCAGCGCATTGGCTTTGCTAACCGTATGACCATTTCTAACGGTTACGGCTACGCCGACGACAAGGATACCGAAAAGTTCGAAAAGTTCCGTGACGAACCCGGTCTTGAATCTATCACTGAAGCTAAGTACGCCTTCTCTGACATCGTGAGCTTCAAGACCCGTCTGTGGGCCTTCTGCAACTTCGAAGGTGTCGAAAAGATCGACGGCCTTTGGGAAAACTTGCTCTCTGTGATGATTGCACCGCTCGTTGAACTCCAGCTTGGCTTCGATATGGCCTACGACTGGGATCTCGACGAAGACACGCAGTACAAGAGCATGGTGCTCTTCGGCTTGACCTGGCGCTGGTTCTAA
- the rdgB gene encoding RdgB/HAM1 family non-canonical purine NTP pyrophosphatase, with amino-acid sequence MKHLFVIATGNPGKIRDFAHILGTENKEFKTLKDIGFEGDIVEDGDSFEANAIIKSSTVAKWLCEKKIEASVLADDSGLEVFALNGEPGIYSARYCGYHGNDQANNDKLMQKLEGVKDRTARYFCALSYQKVGEVDGKWTVSEPKIYEGECRGQINFAPAGDMGFGYDPLFVPDGFDRTFAQMELAEKKGISHRGNAIRAMKADLEK; translated from the coding sequence ATGAAACATTTGTTTGTTATCGCGACGGGAAATCCTGGAAAGATTAGGGATTTTGCGCACATCCTTGGAACCGAGAACAAGGAATTCAAGACCCTCAAGGACATCGGCTTTGAAGGGGACATTGTTGAAGACGGAGATTCCTTTGAAGCTAACGCCATCATCAAGTCCAGCACCGTAGCCAAGTGGCTCTGCGAAAAGAAGATTGAGGCAAGCGTTCTTGCCGACGATTCCGGCTTGGAAGTATTCGCTTTGAACGGCGAACCTGGCATTTACAGCGCCCGCTACTGCGGCTACCATGGCAACGACCAGGCGAACAACGACAAACTCATGCAAAAGCTCGAAGGCGTCAAGGACCGCACCGCCCGCTACTTCTGTGCACTTTCTTACCAGAAAGTCGGCGAAGTCGACGGCAAGTGGACTGTGAGCGAACCGAAAATTTATGAAGGCGAGTGCCGCGGGCAAATCAACTTCGCCCCCGCAGGCGACATGGGATTCGGCTACGACCCGCTATTCGTTCCCGACGGATTCGACCGCACTTTCGCGCAGATGGAACTTGCAGAAAAGAAAGGCATCAGCCACCGCGGCAACGCCATCCGCGCCATGAAAGCGGATCTAGAGAAATAA